In the Nocardia asteroides genome, GGTTATTTTCAGTTTGAGGTGCAGTCACTTCGAGAGTATTTCGCTGCGATTTACATTTTCGATGAGGTGGACCGCAACCTGCGTGACGACTGTCTCGTTGCCCTGCTGAAGCGTCCGTATTGGTCCAACGTCTGTCGTTTTCTGGTCGGAAAATACTCCAAGGGCGAGATACGCGGAATGCGCTCTGTGCTACAGGATCTATCAAAAGACAAGAATTTGGGGCTGCACCCATTGTTGCGTTCGACCGCTGCCCTATTTTTAAATGACCGAAGCTACGAGGGGCAAAAAGACGAACCTATCCAGGAGATTGTGGATTTCATACTGTGTGGACCAGGTGTAATCCTGGCCGAGGATGGACTTCTCGATGTCGCAGGGTCGGGGCTTCATCTATCGGAACGGGCTGGTCGCATTCAAGCTGTGCGGCACCTCAAGGCGCGATTGGAGGCCGAAGCGGAGCCCCAAACTCGTGCAGCTGCGGCGGCCAGTCTGCGCCGTCATGCCGAGGGCGACGACCTAGCGAGCTGGTGGTGGGAACGATTCAACTCGACCTGGAGGTGGCTGCAGACAGCGAGCCACCTCTACGTCCTCGGTGGGCTTCTCCCCGATGCCGAGGCACGGCTAGCGCAGCTATTAGCAACGAGCGACTCGGGAGAAGACTGGGCAGCGCAGCTTCTGGTAGCAGGCGGCTTCGACGGTTCGTCCGATGACGTGCTTCGAATCGTGATGCGAGACGTTAACGACGGCGCGGTTGAGGTGCTCAAATTAGTTGACCGATCTACCCCGGCCGGTCGCATACTGACCGGCGCAAAGATGGCGACGCTCCGCCGACCGGGCGGCGGTGGAGCGGCGGCGACCAGGACGCGGTTCCGAGGAAAAGGCGAAGCGTTGGTGCTCTCCTCGGTAACCGACGTGACTGCGGCGCTGCGTGATTGGTCTCCTGTTACGGCAACGGATAGTGAATGGCTCCAGCAACTGATCCGTATCGCCGATGTTTGGAGCGACGGTTGGATCTTGCGGCAGGCAATCGCGGCGATGCCAGAGGGAACCTCACTCAGCACGATGGCCTTGGCCATAGACTCTAGGCACCCTGAACTACAGGTGGCGCTCAATACAGAAGCTGAGGCACGTGACCACCGGGGTGATCACGAATGGTGGAGGCAGCAACTCCTCGCCGCTGTCGATGACTTTGCGGTGCGCCACTGGGTCTTCTCCCTACTGACGTGTGCTCACTCTTCTGTGGTTATCGCGTTGGCAACCGACCTTAGTGAAGTCGTCGACCGCATCGCGGCGAAGTATTATACGGCTATCTGGACAGCGGTCCATGCATCCTGCCAAGTGTTGGTAGGTCGCAAATTGATGCTCCATGAAGCATTGCGGATGAATCGGGTAACCTTCTCGGCTAAGACGCTCTGGTTACTATACGCGGCATCGACTGAGGAAAGCGCCGAGCAAATTAGCAAACGCCTGGCTCACTCGTTCGAAGCGCTGCTAGAAGCTGATGTAGGTGACGTGCGTGAATTTATATCCATCGTTGGCAACATGAAACTGCTCAAATTCGAGGTATTTCGTAAGCATCGCACATCACTTCCGATTGCCGGTTGGGCGAGCAGCGTGAAGATCGGGGTGTTGAGCAGGAACGTTGCTGACGAAGTTCTGCGTCGACCGCAGGAATGGCCAAGCGACCTGGTTCAACGTGCCGTAGAGGTCATTGAAGACCGGGTGCTGGCCGAGCTCACTCCGATTGCCCAGGTTGCCGAGGCTGATAACTGGTTCGGAAATTGAAATAGTTGACGGCGATGATGGACGGGATCGCTCGGCGAGCTGCTGTAGCCAGATTTCAGACAGCGATCTTTTCGCGTCTTCTGCCCTTGCCTCCTATTAGCGGATTGCGAAAGGAATGCTGAAGAATTGAAGCCTGAAACCACTTCATACGCAGAAGGGGTAGCCAGTGCCTCTTATTATTGGTATAAAAAAGCTGCAATCAAAGCGAGGCGATTACATAGAGTCAGTGAGCTGTCTCAGCTCATACTGTCTGCGGCAATACCAGTTTGTGCCGTTATTCTTGAGGGGAATACGATACTATCAGCAGTCTTGGGCAGCCTGCTGGTAGTCATCACAGGGCTAAAATCGTCTTTCCATTGGCACGACGACTACCTGCGTTTCAGCCAAGCGCGGGAGGCGGTGGAGGCGGAGCGGCGGCTGTATGCAACCGGTTCTGAACCATACGACGATGTCAGCAAACGCGATCAAGTTCTCGTTAAGATTCTTACTTCTATTGAACAAAGAGAAATGGGTTTCTGGTTACGCAAAGCGAAATCTCGTAAAGCTGCTGCTGATTCTCCTTAGATTGTATTCTGGCCTTCGTCAAGTCCAGGCATGAATCGGTACGAGTTCTCGCCGATCTTTACTAGAGCAGCGACGCGCAGCAGATCGACGCGGTTCTCGGTTGCGACCTTTGCTATGACGCACTTGTCATCGGAATCGACACTGAGTCCGACTATTTTTCCGACTCGATCTTCCTGCCCCTCTCTCGGGATGATCACGTCCGCATCTGCGTAATCGTTGGGGTCTACTAATTCCGACCATTTAGTAGGACGCGTCCGGAGTGTTTCAGCTAGCATGCGCTGACGTCGCGAAGAGACGGTTACCGCCTCCACCAGTCTTCTGGTGTTTGCTGTCGTTTCCTCGTCCCTTCTTTCAATCGCTCGAACTCGTTCCAGAATTTCCGCCAGAATATCCGCATCGGTGCGGGCAGGCACCTTCGCCTTATCGCTGTTTTCGGCCTTAGCTATAATCTCCTCTACCTTGATTTTCAGGTCGGGCCATATCCTGTCGAATACCGGATTGAGTACGTCTATAGACAGGGGACGATTGCAATGCTCATTGATGCTCATAATCAGCGACCAGACATCATCTCGGTCGGTCGCAGTTGTGTGCTGGAACTCCGAAAGGGGTCCCGTGACATCACTTGGCGTTATATCGATAAGTAGAGTGCGGACTCGCGAACCCGTCGCCTTCGCTAAAGCGCCAGCCTCGAAGTTCAACCACTCGGACGACTGGTTATCGCGAGTCACGCAAACTATTGCCTGACCGGTGTCGCCTAGTTTGTTAGATAGTTCCGGACTCCATCTCGCGCCCTTCTCTATCGAACTCTTGGACATGAATGGTTCGAGTTCCTGAATGACTTGCTGAAGCCAGATTCGCAGAAACTGCGCCAACTCTCCTGCGGTGTCACCTGACCAGCTGATGAAGATATGCAACTGTCTTTCTGCCCCTTCTCAGGTCCGCTGTCCACCGTCGTGCGGAGGCTATGATGTGCTTAGCAGTAGCCCCGACACTATCCTCGCACATGCAGAGCGCCAAATTGATGCCTTTCATCTGATGTCCGGTACCGAGTCCTGATCGCGACAGTGAAGTCCGAGTATTTGGGCCTGGCGCTGAAGTCTCAGTAACCATCACAACAGTCGAAGGTGTTAATGGGAGTTTGGGCCCGCCTCTGTCGTGCGCAGAGGCGGGTGGCAAAGATCTTACACGGAGTAGTCACTCGCGGATGTGGGGGATGCTGATCAGACCGGGCCGAAAGCTCTGATCAGCGATTCGCGATACAGTGCTGTCGGCGTAAAGATGAACCTGCTGGTATGTTAAACAAATCGGCTGACCTCGCGCGCCTGGAATCTTGTGGTGGCAACCCTTGTATCGGCCATCATCGGGAATGGCGTGCATACGGAGCG is a window encoding:
- a CDS encoding DUF4231 domain-containing protein, which codes for MKPETTSYAEGVASASYYWYKKAAIKARRLHRVSELSQLILSAAIPVCAVILEGNTILSAVLGSLLVVITGLKSSFHWHDDYLRFSQAREAVEAERRLYATGSEPYDDVSKRDQVLVKILTSIEQREMGFWLRKAKSRKAAADSP
- a CDS encoding toll/interleukin-1 receptor domain-containing protein, which codes for MHIFISWSGDTAGELAQFLRIWLQQVIQELEPFMSKSSIEKGARWSPELSNKLGDTGQAIVCVTRDNQSSEWLNFEAGALAKATGSRVRTLLIDITPSDVTGPLSEFQHTTATDRDDVWSLIMSINEHCNRPLSIDVLNPVFDRIWPDLKIKVEEIIAKAENSDKAKVPARTDADILAEILERVRAIERRDEETTANTRRLVEAVTVSSRRQRMLAETLRTRPTKWSELVDPNDYADADVIIPREGQEDRVGKIVGLSVDSDDKCVIAKVATENRVDLLRVAALVKIGENSYRFMPGLDEGQNTI